ACGCTCTTTTTCTTCCCTCCACTGCTGCTGAGAGGATGCCATTTTGTTTgaaaattttctgaaatctcCAAGCCAGTCACATGATCAACGGCTAGCTTTCTGTTCGGAGGATCTCAAAAAGTTTCCCCGTGTATAATCACCTTTAGGAACACGATTCCAAGCAGCAGTGAAGTAAGCAGAAATTGTATTTTGGGTGGGCCATTAAAAAAGTGAGTGGGACTATAGGTTTTCCTAGAAAAAATATGacttaaataataaaaccttAGAGAGTGGAAAAAAGAATAGACAAACTGCAAAAAACAGTTTCacctttattttgcaatatttggCAAAGGCAATAACAAAACACTGTCTAATCATCATGTTCAACCAACAGAGCTCAATAAAGGCTGGACAAACCCCCAGCATAGACAATAACCTGCCTATTTATTCAAGTTGGTCAGCAGTGCAGACAGTTCACCCGAAAATATAGGCTAAAAGtaaaagaaattaaagtaattaaaactcAGCAGagcattgtttaaaataaataacaacacacTCCCTACAGAAAATCAGGTCCTTAATTACACTGtaccccttacgaaaaataaccaaggttttattatagtaaaactgtagtaacccatggttttttggcgtattgactgccatttgtaaaaccgtTGAGCAGTTACGTTCCGGAGGGAGGCTTTCTACAGTCAGTGAACTGcttttttcacatcaaacattttatgcaagtattatgaccagtactttATTTGATGTTGTtctgcaaaatgtaaaattttgaatttttgcattctgctaggcctatttgtttaaaaaaaatctggcatttacagtgcattagatcGAGTGCATGAGTGCTTGCATATGAGTACGAGCGATCTtgggtttgactagatgtatttggaggttattgctcaggtctcgttctgcacatatccaaatgtttacATATTCCCAATGTTtgtgaatgttaaactataatattttttctttttttatgtaaactagatggaaaagatcatccttttcacatgagcaaaaacgtccttggcataaaaGCATAGTGGActggtatactacggtctatttaaacttaccagtgtaaccttttatatgcttgtttgattgtactttattttaataatgaacatacTGCGATGTGAAGTTTGAAATTAggatgcactttagatgttctgtgtcatttatatcaaacacaaatgttgccgattgctagtgtgtttgcagcactatttttatatatatatatatatatatatatatatatatatatatatattttttttttttttcagtttaattgatttttatttatacaattgtattgattttatttaaatgtatatttaagtttacatttatgttccaacaaacttgaaaaacactgcttgataaatgctcttaaacttttatgtaaatgattgacttttttatgtaaaaaaatgtaaaacaggtaatatatatatatatatatatatacattacctgttttatatatttaatacttggtcagtttattgatttgtttggttaattttggataattttttttattttaataccatgCAGTGAACAAAATTAAGATTTGAGAGATGATTCAAGTCAGTGCTAAATaaatgataagtttagaaatgttgtgcatccacttattattagtgtgacattttagtgtgacatttacaaatgaaggggaaaacttcaagatatcagCCCTAAATATCAAAGATCTCTAGTGCGCAGGTTTTTTTTTAAGCCGATCTGCACACATACAttaaaaagaacttaaaattaTAGACTCATGTTTGAAAGCATCAACATTCTTCATGTGTGAAGATTAGAGGAGAAAAACAATCGATTTTATTAGTCAGATATTTCATTGAAAAATCACACAGCAGCATGTAAACTATGGAAATTAAGataaatgaaaacacatgatAATGATAAGATGTAGCCTAATGAAAGAATTAACAAATACAACATATTAAACAGGTTTAACGTGTCTAAACTACATCCTTGTGTTATGTGTGCATGTGGAACTCAAACAGTTGAATGAAAGGTAATGTGAATtataaaacaagatattttgaagatgttTCTGAAAAGCTGCTTTTGAGGATTAAACttgatattaaaatttttattttgcagtgtCTAACATCAGATTCTGTGATGAAGAGAATAAAGAGGATTTAGCTTGATCCCCTCCAATTTTACAAGAAGTTAAGAGACCTAATTCAAAGTAATAACTTTAggataaagtcatttatatttaatgcttaaaaaaatgaaaaatcaaaaATTACATAAATGGAGTTAATCCTATTTCATTTTACACATGACAGTTGATGTGCTcagactatttttttatttattaattaaacagtAGATAAAACAAgctatgtttttattataattattaggcaTCCAGGCAGACCATTTCCATGCTTATACTAACCTGCTGGAAATGccaatggttttaatggttttactggttataatggaacttgtattgttttagtgttacaagctcttggtgaataaaaaagatctgtaaagttgcaaagactaaagtctctcATCCAAAGATATTCTCTATTAAAGTTAAGAGTcagcccccccccacccccaaaaaaccccacctcgtttaaacacgcccccacatgtctacgtcactatgtggaaatatttgcgtaatgctctCAAATGTTCACCCAAAGAGAGTAGGTGTGGTTTCAGTTAGGGCTGCAAAAACTAATTGATAAAATTGATTATTATTGATGATGAAAATCCTCAACGATTCTAAGTATATTTAGTCAGGTCTGCCCACAGTGCACATCCAACTTCATCCTGTTGTGTCAAATTACAGAACTGAATAAACGCATTTTTATAGACAAAATGCATCTACAAATATCGGAGGAAACAGACCTCCTGCAGGAAAAGTATGTTATCCAAGGCTCCACCAAGTGTCGATGTATCCTTGgcgagctggatggtgccttgaatggctgacaccagAGTCGGggtatgaatgagtgagtgaatgggtaaatgtgaggcaacttgtaaagcgctttggatggccatgggatctgttgaaagcgctatataaatgcagtccatttacttatttggtttctctccagtgtgaatcctctcatgtgtttttagaGTTGATGAATCAcggaatctcttgtcacagtgtgaacacttatatggtttctctccagtgtgaatcctctcatgtgattTCTGACCTGATGATCtaatgaatctcttgtcacagtgtgaacacttataaggtttctctccagtgtggatcctctcatgcaTTTTCAGAGATGATGAATCATTGCATgccttgtcacagtgtgcacactcataaattttctctccagtgtgaaccctCTTGTGCATTTTCAGAGATGATGAATCAttgaatgtcttgtcacagtgtgcacacttataatgtttctctccagtgtgagtcATCTCATGCATTTTCAGAAATGATGAATCAttgaatgtcttgtcacagtgtgcacaattataatgtttctctccaatgtgaatcctctcatgcgtcatcagagatgatgaatcattgaatgtcttgtcacagtgtgcacacttataatgtttctctccagtgtgaatcctctcatgcgttttcagagatgatgaatcattgaatgtcttgtcacagtgtgcacacttagaaagtttctctccagtgtgaatcctctcatgcattttcagagatgatgaatcattgaatgtcttgtcacagtgtgcacacttataaagtttctctccagtgtgaatcctctcatgcgttttcagagatgatgaatcattgaatgtcttgtcacagtgtgcacaattataatgtttctctccaatgtgaatcctctcatgcatcttcagagatgatgaatcattgaatgtcttgtcacagtgtgcacaattataatgtttctctccagtgtgaatcctctcatgcgttttcagagatgatgaatcattgaatgtcttgtcacagtgtgcacacttataatgtttctctccagtgtgaatcctctcatgcattttcagagatgatgaatcattgaatgtcttgtcacagtgtgcacacttataatgtttctctccagtgtgaatcctctcatgcattttcagagatgatgaatcattgaatgtcttgtcacagtgtgaacacttaaaaattttctctccagtgtgaatcctctcatgtgttttccgatgtgatggatgaatgaatctcttgtcacagtgtgaacacttgtaaggtttctctccagtgtgaatcctctcatgtgattTCTGACCTGATGATttaatgaatctcttgtcacagtgtgaacacttgtaaggtttctctccagtgtgaatcctctcatgcgtCTTCAGATATGATGAAtaattgaatctcttgtcacagtgtgaacacttataaggtttctctccagtgtgaatcctctcatgcgttttcagatttgatgaatcactgaatctcttgtcacagtgtgaacacttataaggtttctttCCAATGTGAATCCTCTCGTGCTGTTTTAAACTGCTTGCTGAactaaaagtcttttcacactgaAAGCACATGTACCCTCTTTcaccagtatgtattttctgattTTCTTTCAAACTTTGTAGAGGCAAAAAATTCTTACTACACAAATAACATGGATGTGGTTTCTCCTTTGCATGAACTTTCAAGTGTTTCTTCAGAAGTGAaacccataaaaacattttaccgcATTGATCACATGCGTGCTTCTTCTCtgcagtgtggatgttcatgtgtatattaaggtttgatgattgtgtgaaactcttcccacactgatcacaagtgaatggtttctctccagtatgaattctcatgtgatGCTCAAAACCTGTTTTTTGTGtgaatctctttccacactgagtgcagcgGAAGGACTtctttgctctttttttctttaaatctttctgtttgcTTTGAGAGAAACTGAAAGGTTTTCCTCCAGTTTTGACGTGATTTTTCTCCTCAACTTCACTTGATTCTTCTTTCTCCTCTTTTTCTTCAATTaactctgaaataaaagtaaaaattatttatttttggtaactTGTTAAAAACTGAGAAAAGTAAACATAAAAGTGACCTCATTCAATGTTTAACATCTGTAAATCTGCAATTAATTTTCTTTGCTTCAGATTGAATGGGGACAACTTGAGAAACATAAACATGATGTTAACATGTTATTTTTTCAATGCCCTCTGcatattttgaagcatcattGTTTTTTAGAGTGAATttcaaacggccgtaagattaacttatcaactttcaataatgttatcacttcttataattccagGAAATTTTGTTTCTGGCCATGAAACTATTCTCCTGTTCTTATAAAATTTAGGTTACTGAAAAGTAACAAATAAGCTTTGTAGCTaagatcaaacatttcattgacttTGTGATGTTAGCATTTTAGACAGAAGCAATCAGGaatatatatattggattttaaaAGTTGAACATAATACACCGAACTATGATTCACAAAGAATAAATATGCGTataacaatacaaacagtaacaACAATTCAAGACAAAACGGATaatagatgagagagagagaagatgaaaGGGTAAGcgagagaaagtgaaagagaaatAGGCGAGATCACAAAATGATCGCCTAGTATGGCaaaatcacagacagtaaccttttGAAAGAGAACAAGAAATCAGATCACCTTGAAAAAAGGGAATAGACAACCTTAAGCAGTATTTAAATCTCTATAGAAAATAATACTTGCATGTGGTTGTGTTTGTGACTGTTCTTTTGGAGCTGGGCGTGTTCTCTTGTGTCTTCCGGGGCGAGCATACTCGCGCGAAGTTTTAAAGGTTAACCGAACGTGAAGTTACCAaagaaattattcagaatttgtcTCCCCCGTGGAGGGAGAGGCGAATATGAGAATAAAACTTagtaaaggaaagaaaagaaaaacggaGATGAGAGCTCCCTAAGGAACCATGAAACAAGACGTTCTCTCAGATGAAGTGCGCTGAGAACTTTCTGTGTCAGTCTTCTTATGGAGCGACTTGGTTCATGCCTCTGTTCGCGCGAACAACCAATGAACATCCAAAGATCTGAAGcaggaaaaagttcctttgtctcttaCTCAAGTAAGTTTTGGTGTTATCAGAATTCAGTAGTTATATTTCAGCAAGAtggtaattccagaataatacattttcatacatgtaTGAGTGGTTCATTCAAAACAAGACGGTTAATCAGATACCAAGAATGGCAGGTAAAGGTAGGAGAAACGTAAAGTTATATACATATGCagaaatacacacatttaaagtttgattaacacacgaTAAAACTGCAGATACTTCAATTTGATATTGGGAAGACATCTAAGCACAAAAAGGAAATACAGTTAACACATTTTAAAGGTACTTTCCTTTTTCCTTACAAGAATTCCCAGAGAGCTGGGCTCTCCTGTTTCTCCCAgttgggtcataaagttttatgacctGGTgagagtagggctgggcgatatggcctaaaaataaaatattaagattttttcccgattttcccccctacttaaggaaagcaataagtacaaacagcagacaacttaaagcaaattttgcttttatttaatcaaaagtagggctgctccgatcacgatcggccgatcgttaatgagcatctcgtcagtaaagccggttttctaatcagcggtttaaattccatcaggtgcgtgatttcacatcgagcagctgttactacacagagccgtttgttaactgagaagatgcgcaaataaacgctgaaaatgaagtggatttgtgcatcttctcagttatggctccttgtagtaacagctgctcgatgtgaaatcacacacctgagggaatttaccgctgattagaaaaccggctttactgacaagatgcccTTTAACGATCGGACGATCGTAGCCCTAatcaaaagcaagacaaatgtaACCCCCATTTTCATATTCGGCTGGTGCTGCTGCTTTTGACTGCGATGGGCTTTAGCCAGCATGGGGTCTCTTGCTCCAAGTCTGTCGCAGCAAACCCATACCACTTCCAAACATcagatgattttattcctttcttgggaacaaacttccaactctcaccggtagccatgttgtcgcttgctgtttcgtgtgtgctatgatgttgttgttgtcgctTGCCATACTGCCATGTGAAACTAACGCTACGGAAACTCCGGGGAGCCAAAAATGCGCCATTACACAAAAACtcgatttattatttttaaaatcgcctgtaacaaaaaattcaaattaattcattcaatcgaTTTTTCGCCCAGGCCTAGGTGAGAGGTAGGGTTACAAAACCATGACTCAATTTGAGAACATTAAATAAGAGAAACATTTCCAAGTTACAAAATCATAACCATCGCAGAACAGGGCTAACCAGTTATGCAACGCACAAACCTATCAAATACATCTTAGTAATGACTTACATGATGAGTTTAAAggaacgtttgtgtgtgtgtgtgtgtgtgtgtgtgtgtataaaggtgCAGAGATAGTTCGTAATTTCTCTGGAGCTGCTCACGTGACTCGTGTGGAATGTCTGTTAACACTCCAGGGGGTCATAAGAAATTTAAACCCAGCAAAGCTGGGACCAGGCCGGTCATTCAGCTTGCAGAGAGTTTGATTTACATGCAGGAGTTCAGAGGCTAAAAGCTTTGGATTTCATAAGGAACGTGCATTGTTTTAGATTTGAGATATGATTCATTAATTCAGAACCAATTCATTAATGAACTGCTCATATGCTACACTTGTTCAGTGAAGATcgggattcatccgtgaagagaacatctctccaaagtgccagacgccatcgaatgtgagcatttgcccactcaagttaGTTACGATGACGAACTGCAGCCAGGTCGAGACCGCAATGAGgatgattgttgcagcagctctTGGATGGCTGGTCTTAAGTGAAAATtggaagtgacatacagccaagtatgatgacccatactcagaattcgtgctctgcatttagcccattcaaagtgcacacacaaaccgtgaacacacacccggagcagtgggcagccatttaagcTGTGGCGCCCGGTgatcagttgggggtttggtgccttgctcaaaggcattTAAGTCGTTGTATGGCCAGCCCGAAACTTGAACACACAagcctagggttaggagtcaaactttgttgtgaggctggttggatgtactgccaaattctctgaaatgcctttggagacGACCGGAAATACGAACATTTATTTCAAGGACAAccgctctggtggaca
The nucleotide sequence above comes from Carassius gibelio isolate Cgi1373 ecotype wild population from Czech Republic chromosome B3, carGib1.2-hapl.c, whole genome shotgun sequence. Encoded proteins:
- the LOC127953350 gene encoding zinc finger protein 271 isoform X2, which encodes MIFVKEEREEDTSEPETWRIKHEEPETWGIKPEEPDTWGIKHEEPDTWGIKHEEPGTRRIKHEEQETWGIKYEEPEKCEIQHEEPETWRIEQEEPETVRIKHEETETWRIKHDEPETWRIKQEEPETWRIKHEEPETWRIKHDEPETWRIKQEEPETWRIKQEEPERELIEEKEEKEESSEVEEKNHVKTGGKPFSFSQSKQKDLKKKRAKKSFRCTQCGKRFTQKTGFEHHMRIHTGEKPFTCDQCGKSFTQSSNLNIHMNIHTAEKKHACDQCGKMFLWVSLLKKHLKVHAKEKPHPCYLCSKNFLPLQSLKENQKIHTGERGYMCFQCEKTFSSASSLKQHERIHIGKKPYKCSHCDKRFSDSSNLKTHERIHTGEKPYKCSHCDKRFNYSSYLKTHERIHTGEKPYKCSHCDKRFIKSSGQKSHERIHTGEKPYKCSHCDKRFIHPSHRKTHERIHTGEKIFKCSHCDKTFNDSSSLKMHERIHTGEKHYKCAHCDKTFNDSSSLKMHERIHTGEKHYKCAHCDKTFNDSSSLKTHERIHTGEKHYNCAHCDKTFNDSSSLKMHERIHIGEKHYNCAHCDKTFNDSSSLKTHERIHTGEKLYKCAHCDKTFNDSSSLKMHERIHTGEKLSKCAHCDKTFNDSSSLKTHERIHTGEKHYKCAHCDKTFNDSSSLMTHERIHIGEKHYNCAHCDKTFNDSSFLKMHEMTHTGEKHYKCAHCDKTFNDSSSLKMHKRVHTGEKIYECAHCDKACNDSSSLKMHERIHTGEKPYKCSHCDKRFIRSSGQKSHERIHTGEKPYKCSHCDKRFRDSSTLKTHERIHTGEKPNK
- the LOC127953350 gene encoding zinc finger protein 271 isoform X3, whose product is MMFVKEEREEDTSEPETWRIKHEEPGTWGIKPEEQETWRIKHEEQETWGIKFEEPEKCGKEDEGPETVRIKHEEPETWSIKPEEPDTWGIKHEEPETVRIKHEEPETWRIKQEEPETWRIKQEEPERELIEEKEEKEESSEVEEKNHVKTGGKPFSFSQSKQKDLKKKRAKKSFRCTQCGKRFTQKTGFEHHMRIHTGEKPFTCDQCGKSFTQSSNLNIHMNIHTAEKKHACDQCGKMFLWVSLLKKHLKVHAKEKPHPCYLCSKNFLPLQSLKENQKIHTGERGYMCFQCEKTFSSASSLKQHERIHIGKKPYKCSHCDKRFSDSSNLKTHERIHTGEKPYKCSHCDKRFNYSSYLKTHERIHTGEKPYKCSHCDKRFIKSSGQKSHERIHTGEKPYKCSHCDKRFIHPSHRKTHERIHTGEKIFKCSHCDKTFNDSSSLKMHERIHTGEKHYKCAHCDKTFNDSSSLKMHERIHTGEKHYKCAHCDKTFNDSSSLKTHERIHTGEKHYNCAHCDKTFNDSSSLKMHERIHIGEKHYNCAHCDKTFNDSSSLKTHERIHTGEKLYKCAHCDKTFNDSSSLKMHERIHTGEKLSKCAHCDKTFNDSSSLKTHERIHTGEKHYKCAHCDKTFNDSSSLMTHERIHIGEKHYNCAHCDKTFNDSSFLKMHEMTHTGEKHYKCAHCDKTFNDSSSLKMHKRVHTGEKIYECAHCDKACNDSSSLKMHERIHTGEKPYKCSHCDKRFIRSSGQKSHERIHTGEKPYKCSHCDKRFRDSSTLKTHERIHTGEKPNK
- the LOC127953350 gene encoding zinc finger protein 709 isoform X1, with the protein product MMFVKEESEHEEPETWRIKHEDQETWGIKYEEPEKCGIKHEEPETWRINQEEPETWRIKHEELDTWRIKHMEPETCRIKHEEPETWIIEHKEPETWRIKHEEPETWRIKQEELETVRIKQEEPETWIIKQEEPETWRIKHEELETVRIKHEEPESCRIKHEESENGRIKHEEPERELIEEKEEKEESSEVEEKNHVKTGGKPFSFSQSKQKDLKKKRAKKSFRCTQCGKRFTQKTGFEHHMRIHTGEKPFTCDQCGKSFTQSSNLNIHMNIHTAEKKHACDQCGKMFLWVSLLKKHLKVHAKEKPHPCYLCSKNFLPLQSLKENQKIHTGERGYMCFQCEKTFSSASSLKQHERIHIGKKPYKCSHCDKRFSDSSNLKTHERIHTGEKPYKCSHCDKRFNYSSYLKTHERIHTGEKPYKCSHCDKRFIKSSGQKSHERIHTGEKPYKCSHCDKRFIHPSHRKTHERIHTGEKIFKCSHCDKTFNDSSSLKMHERIHTGEKHYKCAHCDKTFNDSSSLKMHERIHTGEKHYKCAHCDKTFNDSSSLKTHERIHTGEKHYNCAHCDKTFNDSSSLKMHERIHIGEKHYNCAHCDKTFNDSSSLKTHERIHTGEKLYKCAHCDKTFNDSSSLKMHERIHTGEKLSKCAHCDKTFNDSSSLKTHERIHTGEKHYKCAHCDKTFNDSSSLMTHERIHIGEKHYNCAHCDKTFNDSSFLKMHEMTHTGEKHYKCAHCDKTFNDSSSLKMHKRVHTGEKIYECAHCDKACNDSSSLKMHERIHTGEKPYKCSHCDKRFIRSSGQKSHERIHTGEKPYKCSHCDKRFRDSSTLKTHERIHTGEKPNK